In one Geoglobus acetivorans genomic region, the following are encoded:
- the eif1A gene encoding translation initiation factor eIF-1A → MSEGEEVIRVKLPDKNKREMFGIVTNMLGAGHIKVRCEDGKERLARIPGKMRKRIWIREGDVVIIVPWQFQDERADVIWRYTNPQVEWLESRGYLKF, encoded by the coding sequence TTGAGTGAAGGTGAAGAAGTAATCAGGGTTAAGCTTCCGGATAAAAATAAGAGAGAAATGTTCGGGATCGTTACAAACATGCTCGGAGCCGGACACATTAAGGTGAGGTGCGAGGACGGAAAGGAAAGGCTTGCAAGGATCCCGGGAAAAATGAGAAAGAGGATCTGGATCAGGGAAGGAGACGTGGTCATCATAGTGCCATGGCAGTTCCAGGATGAAAGGGCGGATGTGATCTGGAGATACACCAATCCTCAGGTCGAGTGGCTGGAGAGCAGAGGATACCTGAAATTCTGA
- a CDS encoding serine protein kinase RIO, whose translation MKDIKRIEKLLDQLRIKEKDSDARKIFAEVFDERTLKTLYKLSARGYIQALGGVVSTGKEANVFYADGNINGEFKPLAVKIYRIETSEFFKMDEYLFGDRRFDMRRVSKKEIIFTWVEKEFRNLERAFNAGVNVPEPYTYLKNVVLMEFLGKDEVPYPTIFELKRDLPEITDVEELYSRIKENLARLYRKAELVHADLSEYNIILKNNDPYFIDMGQAVLTDHPLANSYLERDLRNLIRFFSRYGIKESPEELISSVKGD comes from the coding sequence ATGAAGGACATAAAAAGAATAGAGAAGCTTCTGGATCAGTTAAGGATAAAGGAAAAGGACAGCGATGCCAGGAAGATTTTTGCAGAGGTATTTGATGAAAGGACACTGAAAACTCTTTACAAGCTCTCAGCCAGAGGTTACATACAGGCTCTGGGAGGAGTTGTGAGCACAGGAAAGGAGGCAAATGTTTTCTACGCCGACGGAAACATCAACGGAGAGTTCAAACCCCTTGCCGTCAAAATTTACAGAATCGAGACATCAGAGTTTTTCAAAATGGACGAATACCTGTTCGGAGATAGAAGGTTTGACATGAGAAGGGTTTCAAAAAAAGAGATTATATTCACCTGGGTCGAAAAGGAATTCAGAAATCTTGAGAGAGCATTCAATGCGGGAGTTAACGTTCCAGAACCATACACATACCTGAAAAACGTGGTGCTTATGGAATTTTTGGGAAAAGATGAGGTGCCATACCCCACCATTTTTGAGCTGAAAAGAGATCTGCCAGAAATTACAGATGTTGAAGAACTCTATTCCAGAATAAAGGAAAACCTGGCCAGACTATACAGGAAAGCAGAACTCGTTCATGCTGATCTGAGCGAGTACAATATTATCCTTAAAAATAACGATCCCTATTTCATCGACATGGGGCAGGCGGTGTTAACAGACCACCCCCTTGCAAACTCATATCTGGAGAGAGACCTGAGAAACCTTATAAGGTTCTTCTCAAGATATGGTATTAAGGAAAGTCCTGAAGAACTGATTTCATCAGTTAAGGGTGATTGA
- a CDS encoding KH domain-containing protein, producing the protein METIEIKIPSDRVGVIIGREGEVKKRLEEETGCKISIDGRNGIVRITRGEDAVGFLKAKDVVNAIARGFNPDTAMKLLDDDFTLFESIDLSQYVSPKALERIKGRIIGKEGKIRRMIEETLNVKVSVYDKYVSIIGPMENVAAAREAIMMLVEGSQHFTVQKFMERKKREIEMRSMDWYPSP; encoded by the coding sequence ATGGAAACGATTGAAATCAAGATTCCCTCCGACAGGGTCGGTGTTATAATCGGCAGAGAGGGAGAGGTGAAGAAAAGACTTGAGGAGGAGACTGGCTGCAAGATCAGCATTGACGGCAGAAACGGGATTGTAAGAATAACGAGAGGCGAGGATGCGGTTGGATTTCTTAAAGCAAAAGACGTTGTCAATGCCATTGCGAGAGGATTCAATCCAGATACCGCAATGAAACTGCTTGATGATGACTTCACACTTTTTGAAAGCATTGACTTGAGCCAGTACGTCTCTCCAAAGGCGCTGGAGAGGATAAAGGGAAGGATTATCGGCAAGGAAGGCAAGATCAGGAGAATGATAGAGGAAACGCTGAACGTGAAGGTCTCGGTGTACGATAAATACGTCTCCATAATAGGTCCGATGGAAAACGTTGCCGCTGCAAGAGAGGCAATTATGATGCTCGTCGAAGGTTCCCAGCACTTCACCGTCCAGAAGTTCATGGAGAGAAAGAAAAGAGAGATCGAAATGCGGAGCATGGACTGGTATCCCAGTCCGTAA
- a CDS encoding Mrp/NBP35 family ATP-binding protein, whose translation MHQTVSDREIQERLAGIGRKIAVMSGKGGVGKSTVTALLAIHLAREGKRVAVLDADFLGPSIPKLFGLDDASIGFTEKGIEPATTRKYGIKILSIQFLLPEKDTPVIWRGPMIAGVIKDLLGKTNWEGMDYLLFDLPPGTGDAPLTLMQTAKLDGVVMVASPTELTSIIVEKALNMANMMNTKVVGLVENMSFFKCPHCGEISHIFGKHRARKLAEKYGLEVLAEIPIDPELAELSDLGEIESYETDYFREITL comes from the coding sequence ATGCATCAGACAGTTAGTGATCGGGAAATTCAGGAAAGACTCGCAGGTATCGGCAGAAAGATAGCGGTAATGAGCGGCAAAGGGGGCGTGGGAAAATCAACCGTAACAGCTCTGCTCGCAATCCACCTCGCCAGAGAGGGCAAAAGAGTCGCTGTTCTGGATGCGGATTTTCTCGGACCGAGCATCCCCAAGCTGTTTGGACTTGATGATGCAAGCATTGGATTCACAGAAAAGGGCATTGAGCCAGCCACTACAAGAAAATACGGAATAAAGATACTCTCGATACAGTTCTTACTGCCAGAAAAGGATACACCAGTTATCTGGAGAGGGCCGATGATTGCGGGCGTGATAAAAGACCTGCTCGGGAAAACAAACTGGGAGGGTATGGACTACCTGCTTTTCGACCTGCCTCCCGGAACTGGAGACGCTCCGCTCACCCTGATGCAGACAGCAAAGCTCGATGGGGTCGTGATGGTTGCTTCACCCACAGAGCTCACATCCATAATTGTTGAAAAAGCCCTTAACATGGCAAATATGATGAACACGAAAGTCGTGGGGCTTGTGGAAAATATGAGCTTCTTCAAATGTCCTCACTGTGGAGAGATCTCCCACATATTCGGAAAACACAGGGCAAGGAAGCTTGCAGAAAAATACGGGCTGGAAGTTCTTGCAGAGATACCCATCGACCCTGAGCTTGCGGAGCTTTCGGATTTGGGAGAGATCGAGAGCTACGAGACCGATTACTTCCGGGAGATCACCCTCTGA
- a CDS encoding HAD-IIA family hydrolase, which produces MDIEGVILDVDGVISRGKKPIERAIEGYRLLRDAGIKTVFVSNNSARSRRMMVEKFSRYGMDVGEAEIIVATHATAVFIRERDGKSRVYTTGEHGLVEELENEGHEVVENPDADYLVAASNRNINFEIFTKALRLALNDQVKYVAVNPDRIFPGEDGPVPGTGLVIGAIYWMTGREPDAVVGKPSKVIVEQAVQMLGVERDRIAIVGDQIEIDVLAGKNSGLKTVLVLSGVTTKYNYEKKVNEAGLTPDFVFRDLYDFAQRVISRK; this is translated from the coding sequence ATGGACATTGAAGGAGTCATTCTGGATGTTGATGGTGTCATATCGCGTGGTAAAAAGCCCATAGAAAGGGCCATTGAGGGTTACAGGCTTTTGAGGGATGCCGGGATAAAAACAGTATTCGTCTCCAACAATTCGGCAAGGAGCAGAAGGATGATGGTTGAGAAGTTTTCACGCTATGGGATGGACGTGGGTGAGGCCGAGATAATTGTGGCAACACACGCAACTGCTGTTTTTATAAGAGAACGTGATGGAAAATCCAGGGTGTATACAACCGGAGAGCACGGACTTGTGGAGGAGCTGGAAAATGAAGGACACGAGGTAGTTGAAAATCCCGATGCAGATTACCTTGTTGCGGCATCGAACAGAAACATAAACTTCGAGATCTTCACGAAGGCACTGAGACTCGCTCTGAATGACCAGGTGAAATATGTTGCAGTGAATCCTGACAGGATATTTCCCGGTGAAGACGGCCCTGTTCCAGGAACAGGCCTTGTTATTGGGGCAATTTACTGGATGACTGGAAGGGAGCCGGATGCAGTGGTTGGAAAACCGTCCAAGGTTATCGTGGAGCAGGCGGTGCAGATGCTTGGTGTCGAGAGGGACAGGATAGCCATAGTCGGGGATCAGATTGAGATTGATGTCCTCGCGGGGAAAAATTCCGGGTTAAAGACGGTTCTGGTGCTTTCAGGGGTTACAACCAAATATAATTACGAAAAAAAGGTAAATGAAGCTGGGCTAACTCCAGATTTTGTTTTCAGGGACCTCTACGACTTTGCTCAGAGGGTGATCTCCCGGAAGTAA
- a CDS encoding cation:proton antiporter regulatory subunit: MVRLTGMEGIGTKYELETSKGDRIAVVFLLNRRVQLYIQEKGCEKPCSIEMSENESKRLATILSGAPVEKEKESIEVDFMGIPDLTLALHTYTVGRSMAGKTIEELAIRKRTGVNVIAVSRKGNTIISPPPHLIFEEEDQIVVIGNKDQIERFEKEILGA; the protein is encoded by the coding sequence ATGGTCCGTCTCACCGGTATGGAAGGCATAGGAACAAAATATGAACTTGAAACGTCAAAAGGAGATAGGATAGCAGTGGTATTTTTACTCAACCGGAGAGTCCAGCTCTACATACAGGAGAAAGGCTGTGAGAAACCATGTTCTATTGAAATGAGCGAAAACGAGTCAAAGAGACTCGCCACGATCCTCAGCGGCGCTCCGGTTGAAAAAGAAAAGGAGAGTATAGAAGTTGATTTCATGGGAATACCGGATTTGACCCTTGCACTCCACACATACACGGTCGGCAGGAGCATGGCGGGAAAAACAATTGAAGAGCTTGCAATAAGAAAAAGAACAGGAGTAAACGTCATAGCAGTATCAAGAAAAGGCAATACCATAATCAGCCCGCCCCCACATCTGATTTTCGAGGAAGAAGATCAAATAGTGGTTATCGGAAACAAAGACCAGATTGAAAGGTTTGAAAAGGAGATACTGGGTGCCTGA
- a CDS encoding cation:proton antiporter — MEIAIAGLVCLIFAIIARKLSFPAIPVYIIAGLALGSSGFGILQADEVSKKIAEFGVVFLLFYIGLHINPREIGAKRKTIFASGFYDLLINFALVFILLSVTGFELSRAFIIASSLYISSSAIVLQSLIENRKLILKEAEIIVWMMVFEDIVIAILIVLNSIGFSDLMYFFAKLTVFTVTVLILSNTAPKYLDRAMERDDEVPLLLVFSAGLLGLAIEELFQIPYAYAAILIGLMFSQVKSVEEMVIPFKDVFLILFFFFFGVSTKFDMGGLALGIVLALVAISGKVASGLLTGLRTEKSWKSGLEIGLNTIARGEFSIFMAFAFGDVLTASAITVTVLITSILGSLTSRYSEKIISILGRASQ, encoded by the coding sequence ATGGAGATCGCAATTGCCGGGCTGGTTTGCCTGATTTTTGCGATAATTGCAAGGAAGCTATCTTTTCCGGCAATCCCGGTCTACATTATCGCAGGACTTGCTTTAGGAAGCTCTGGATTTGGAATACTGCAGGCTGACGAGGTCTCAAAAAAGATAGCCGAGTTCGGCGTTGTTTTCCTGCTTTTCTACATAGGCCTGCACATAAACCCGAGGGAAATAGGAGCTAAGAGAAAAACAATATTCGCTTCAGGCTTTTATGATTTGCTCATAAACTTTGCACTTGTCTTTATTCTGCTGTCGGTCACCGGATTTGAGCTGTCCAGAGCGTTCATCATAGCATCCTCACTGTACATCTCAAGCTCCGCCATCGTTCTTCAGTCACTCATCGAGAACAGGAAGCTCATCCTCAAAGAAGCTGAAATCATTGTCTGGATGATGGTTTTTGAAGATATCGTCATCGCAATCCTGATCGTCCTGAACAGCATAGGCTTTTCCGACCTGATGTATTTTTTTGCCAAGCTGACTGTATTCACGGTCACAGTACTAATCCTTTCAAACACCGCACCCAAGTACCTGGATAGGGCCATGGAAAGAGATGATGAAGTTCCCCTCCTCCTCGTTTTTTCTGCCGGTCTCCTCGGTCTGGCAATTGAAGAGCTTTTCCAGATACCCTACGCATACGCCGCAATACTCATTGGACTGATGTTCTCACAAGTCAAAAGCGTGGAAGAGATGGTCATACCATTCAAAGATGTTTTTCTGATCCTTTTCTTCTTCTTTTTCGGGGTTTCAACAAAGTTCGATATGGGTGGACTTGCTCTCGGAATCGTTCTCGCCCTGGTTGCTATTTCAGGAAAGGTTGCCTCCGGACTCCTCACCGGATTGAGAACCGAAAAATCCTGGAAGTCCGGACTTGAAATCGGGCTCAATACAATTGCAAGAGGAGAATTTTCAATATTCATGGCTTTCGCATTCGGAGATGTGCTGACAGCCTCCGCAATAACAGTAACGGTTTTGATAACGTCGATACTCGGTTCACTGACCTCGAGGTATTCGGAAAAAATAATTTCCATACTGGGCAGAGCCAGTCAATAG
- the mqnC gene encoding cyclic dehypoxanthinyl futalosine synthase, translated as MSVDYFEKNIAGEDLSFEEALELFDLPLYELGYIADRIRVKKCGNEVGFVIDRNINYTNVCVSKCKFCAFYARDEHDSYLLSHEEILGRIKEAVDHGATQIMLQGGINPELGIEWFEELFRKIKEKFDVDVHSLSPPEIVYLSRMEGISIEEVISRLREAGLDSIPGGGAEILSDEVRLEISSKGTVDDWLRVMKTAHEIGMKTTATMMFGHIESEKHIIEHLFRIRDLQKETGGFTAFIPWSFQPGNTELYGMVRRPAPPARYLQILAVSRIVLHNIRNIQVSWLTQGMDIATLALSFGANDFGGVMLEENVVRATGKPFRPARVDEIVVRIKSAGRIPYRRDTYYNVLEYYY; from the coding sequence ATGAGTGTGGATTACTTTGAAAAGAACATTGCTGGAGAGGATCTGAGCTTTGAGGAAGCTCTGGAGCTTTTTGATTTGCCGCTGTATGAGCTGGGATACATAGCCGACAGAATCCGGGTGAAGAAATGCGGAAACGAGGTCGGGTTTGTTATCGACAGGAATATCAATTACACCAACGTCTGTGTTTCGAAATGCAAGTTCTGTGCTTTTTATGCAAGAGATGAGCACGATTCATATCTGCTGAGCCATGAGGAAATTCTTGGAAGAATTAAGGAGGCTGTGGATCACGGGGCCACCCAGATAATGCTACAGGGAGGGATTAATCCCGAGCTTGGCATTGAGTGGTTCGAAGAGCTTTTCAGGAAAATAAAGGAAAAATTCGATGTTGACGTTCACAGTCTGTCCCCTCCGGAGATCGTTTACCTTTCCAGGATGGAGGGGATCAGCATTGAGGAGGTAATATCGAGGCTGAGAGAAGCGGGTCTGGACTCCATTCCCGGCGGAGGGGCAGAGATACTCTCTGATGAGGTTCGGCTTGAAATAAGCAGCAAGGGAACTGTTGATGACTGGCTGAGAGTCATGAAAACGGCACATGAGATCGGGATGAAAACAACAGCCACAATGATGTTCGGGCATATCGAAAGTGAAAAACACATCATAGAGCATCTTTTCAGGATCAGAGATCTGCAAAAGGAAACCGGTGGTTTCACAGCTTTCATCCCCTGGAGCTTCCAGCCCGGAAATACTGAGCTTTATGGAATGGTGAGGAGACCTGCACCCCCCGCAAGATACCTGCAGATACTTGCGGTTTCGAGAATAGTGCTTCACAACATCCGGAACATCCAGGTTTCCTGGTTAACACAGGGAATGGATATCGCAACTCTCGCACTCAGCTTCGGTGCAAACGACTTTGGTGGTGTGATGCTGGAGGAAAACGTTGTCAGAGCTACTGGAAAGCCATTCCGACCTGCGAGGGTTGACGAAATTGTTGTGAGGATAAAATCCGCCGGAAGAATTCCGTACAGGAGGGACACGTATTATAACGTCCTGGAGTACTACTATTGA
- a CDS encoding menaquinone biosynthetic enzyme MqnA/MqnD family protein, with translation MRVGKFGLVNNFLPYYHLEKEQKYEFVEEHPKKLAEMLLEGKIDYAPVPSFFYLKNRERLRKYSFCVGSDGEVYSVVVVSRKKRLDDSPIAVTSKSLTSVSMLEIIRRQNGLINRLVPHGGNFFEMLKDFDHALVIGDEAITARMVFRIVMDVGEEWKDLTGLPAVFGISASLMSADAAHVDSDILRSYQRGLKNIDEIAEIASLKYRMPVEFLRTYFKALVHKMSRKEEKSLRVFGELGHECGLL, from the coding sequence ATGAGGGTTGGAAAATTTGGGCTTGTCAACAACTTTCTGCCCTACTATCATCTTGAAAAAGAGCAGAAGTATGAGTTTGTTGAGGAACACCCCAAAAAACTCGCAGAAATGCTTCTGGAAGGTAAAATCGACTATGCTCCGGTTCCGAGCTTTTTTTATTTGAAGAACCGTGAGAGGTTGAGGAAATACTCCTTCTGCGTTGGGAGTGATGGAGAGGTTTACAGCGTTGTTGTGGTCTCCAGGAAAAAGAGGCTTGACGACTCACCAATTGCCGTTACTTCGAAATCCCTGACTTCTGTGAGCATGCTTGAAATCATACGAAGGCAGAATGGCCTGATAAACCGTCTCGTGCCTCACGGCGGGAATTTCTTCGAGATGCTGAAGGATTTTGACCATGCTCTTGTTATTGGTGACGAGGCGATAACCGCAAGAATGGTGTTCAGGATCGTCATGGATGTGGGAGAGGAATGGAAGGACCTCACAGGGTTGCCTGCTGTATTCGGAATTTCTGCTTCATTAATGAGTGCCGATGCTGCACATGTGGACTCGGACATACTGAGGTCATATCAGAGGGGGCTGAAAAACATCGATGAAATTGCCGAAATAGCAAGCCTGAAATACCGGATGCCCGTCGAATTCCTGAGAACTTACTTCAAAGCGCTCGTTCACAAAATGAGCAGGAAGGAAGAAAAGAGCCTCAGGGTTTTTGGTGAGCTGGGTCATGAGTGTGGATTACTTTGA
- a CDS encoding CofH family radical SAM protein has protein sequence MKNLKVKEIEELFYRDLHELGKVADGINGRIATFSVNKHINYSNVCVSRCPICAYYRSDGFLLRPEEVVEEALRAYRLGARELHIVGSHNPDVDIEYFERIFREIKENTGGNVVIKALTATEVSYYARKEKMSVREYISRLKDAGLDMLPGGGAEILAERVRKKIAPDKANSKEWLRVMEIAHNAGVKSNATMLFGHIENYRDRAIHLYRLRRLQEKTGGFVSFIPLVFHPANTSFDSLHKVSPQEILKTIAVSRIALSNFKGVKAYWVMIGEKLAQIALNYGANDVDGTVMGERIAHSAGAKTPLELAKEKLVDMIRDAGKIPAERDAFFNVLEVYS, from the coding sequence TTGAAGAACTTGAAAGTGAAAGAAATTGAGGAGCTGTTTTACAGGGATCTGCACGAGCTTGGAAAAGTTGCAGACGGTATTAACGGAAGGATCGCCACCTTTTCGGTTAACAAGCACATAAATTATTCCAATGTGTGCGTTTCCAGGTGCCCGATATGTGCGTATTACAGGTCTGACGGGTTTTTGTTGAGGCCTGAGGAGGTTGTGGAGGAGGCTTTGAGAGCATACAGGCTTGGTGCGAGAGAACTGCACATCGTTGGTAGTCACAATCCTGACGTCGATATTGAGTACTTTGAAAGGATTTTCAGGGAAATAAAGGAAAATACGGGCGGAAATGTGGTTATAAAGGCTCTGACCGCAACGGAGGTGAGCTATTACGCCAGAAAGGAGAAAATGAGCGTTCGTGAATATATTTCCAGGCTGAAGGATGCGGGGCTCGATATGCTTCCCGGTGGTGGAGCAGAGATACTTGCAGAGCGTGTAAGGAAAAAAATAGCCCCAGATAAAGCGAACTCGAAGGAGTGGCTCAGGGTTATGGAAATTGCTCACAACGCTGGAGTAAAGAGCAATGCGACGATGCTCTTCGGACACATCGAGAATTACAGAGACAGAGCAATCCATCTGTACAGGCTGAGAAGGCTGCAGGAAAAAACAGGGGGTTTCGTTTCCTTTATTCCTTTGGTATTTCACCCAGCAAACACCTCTTTTGACAGCCTTCACAAAGTCTCTCCTCAGGAGATTTTGAAGACCATAGCGGTATCGAGAATCGCCCTTTCTAACTTCAAAGGGGTTAAGGCTTACTGGGTAATGATTGGGGAAAAACTCGCACAGATCGCTCTCAACTACGGTGCAAATGATGTTGATGGTACAGTTATGGGCGAGAGGATAGCACACTCCGCCGGAGCGAAAACACCTCTGGAACTTGCAAAGGAGAAGCTTGTTGATATGATAAGGGATGCGGGAAAAATTCCTGCAGAGAGGGATGCGTTTTTCAACGTTCTGGAGGTTTACTCATGA
- the aglJ gene encoding S-layer glycoprotein N-glycosyltransferase AglJ, translating to MNVRILIPALNEEETIGDVIEGFKKQGFSRITVVDGNSTDRTREIAEERGAEVIVQSGKGKGQAVREAFEILDDDVVVMIDADGTYMPEDVQKLLEPIEKGIADHVVGNRLLNFEEGAFRKLNLLGNKIINLIFRILYGVNLQDILSGYRAMTKEVYKNVNLEKMGFEVETELTVETIANGFRIMEVPIYYRKRRGKTKLKPFSDGYRIVYTIYNLLGRYSPGRYFYLIGLVFLLLGFAGGIYVVYDWFRNISHFLLVNLVSMLVVSGILIIAVGFLSDSMMRVNIQIKREMREIRRRLEELESERN from the coding sequence ATGAATGTCAGAATACTCATTCCGGCCCTGAATGAGGAGGAAACGATCGGAGATGTGATAGAGGGATTCAAAAAGCAGGGCTTTAGCAGGATCACGGTTGTGGATGGGAACAGTACTGACAGAACGAGAGAGATAGCTGAGGAGAGAGGGGCAGAGGTCATCGTTCAGAGTGGGAAGGGCAAGGGACAGGCAGTGAGGGAGGCTTTCGAGATTCTTGATGATGACGTTGTCGTGATGATTGATGCCGATGGCACATACATGCCCGAAGATGTTCAAAAGCTGCTCGAGCCGATTGAAAAGGGGATAGCTGACCACGTTGTGGGGAACCGGCTTTTGAATTTTGAGGAAGGAGCCTTCAGAAAGCTAAATCTGCTTGGAAACAAGATAATCAATTTGATTTTCAGGATTCTTTATGGTGTAAACCTTCAGGATATACTTTCAGGCTATCGTGCCATGACGAAAGAGGTTTACAAAAATGTGAACCTCGAAAAGATGGGATTTGAGGTTGAGACAGAACTGACAGTCGAGACAATAGCAAACGGATTCAGAATCATGGAGGTTCCCATTTACTACCGGAAGAGGAGGGGGAAAACCAAACTGAAACCGTTCAGCGACGGTTACAGGATTGTGTATACGATATACAATCTTCTTGGGAGATACAGTCCGGGGAGGTACTTTTACCTCATAGGGCTGGTTTTTCTCCTTCTGGGCTTTGCTGGCGGGATTTATGTCGTGTATGACTGGTTCAGGAACATATCTCACTTCCTGCTCGTCAATCTCGTATCAATGCTTGTGGTGAGCGGGATTCTGATAATTGCCGTCGGCTTTCTGAGCGATTCAATGATGAGGGTCAACATTCAGATCAAGAGGGAGATGAGAGAAATCCGGAGGAGGCTTGAAGAACTTGAAAGTGAAAGAAATTGA
- a CDS encoding orotate phosphoribosyltransferase-like protein, which yields MSKIEELVERAKQLKEKGLTTGEIADELNISRDTAIWLLTSSRTERPPSDIYVELKSINGSSFRLREMARILADMVLDAGDADVIVGVATSGIPVATMVAEEIGCELSIYYPKKLKWDGEESHARGTFSENFANVSGKACVVVDDIITTGKTIHEVAESIRKRGGNVIAAAVIVDKRSHDDVEGIPVLSVLKVFRI from the coding sequence ATGAGTAAAATTGAGGAGCTTGTTGAGAGAGCAAAGCAGCTCAAGGAGAAGGGTCTGACTACCGGCGAAATTGCTGATGAATTGAACATATCCCGTGATACCGCAATCTGGCTTTTAACCAGTTCAAGAACGGAAAGACCTCCATCTGATATTTATGTTGAGCTGAAAAGCATTAACGGTTCATCATTCAGGCTCAGAGAGATGGCGAGAATACTTGCCGATATGGTTCTTGATGCCGGAGATGCAGATGTCATTGTTGGTGTCGCAACTTCCGGCATTCCGGTAGCGACGATGGTCGCTGAGGAGATTGGCTGTGAGCTTTCGATATACTATCCAAAGAAGCTCAAATGGGATGGCGAGGAAAGCCATGCGAGGGGAACATTCAGTGAGAACTTTGCAAACGTTTCCGGAAAGGCGTGTGTGGTTGTTGATGACATCATCACCACAGGAAAAACGATTCACGAGGTGGCTGAGAGCATAAGGAAGAGGGGCGGAAACGTTATAGCAGCAGCGGTGATAGTTGACAAGAGGAGCCACGATGATGTGGAGGGCATCCCGGTTCTGAGCGTTCTCAAGGTATTCAGAATATGA
- a CDS encoding NOB1 family endonuclease has product MTMMHVLDTSAIILRKAIFDDMVTVPEVVNEIRDENSRLYFEIKNIRVEDAREEFISEVKKAAEKTGDIYKLSETDIRVLAKALEYNATVVSDDYAVQNVARKLGLNLERILQKGIEKEFKWIRVCKGCGRRTEKEVCEICGSETRLKKVVKK; this is encoded by the coding sequence ATGACCATGATGCATGTCCTCGACACGTCTGCAATAATACTCAGGAAGGCAATTTTTGATGATATGGTAACCGTCCCGGAGGTTGTTAACGAGATCAGGGATGAGAACTCCAGGCTCTATTTTGAGATTAAGAATATTCGGGTTGAGGATGCGAGGGAAGAGTTCATTTCTGAGGTGAAAAAAGCGGCAGAAAAAACCGGGGACATTTACAAGCTCAGCGAGACAGATATACGGGTTCTGGCGAAGGCACTGGAATATAATGCGACAGTTGTGAGCGATGATTATGCTGTTCAGAATGTGGCGAGAAAGCTCGGGTTAAATCTGGAAAGAATTCTGCAGAAGGGCATTGAAAAAGAATTTAAATGGATTCGTGTATGTAAGGGTTGTGGCAGGAGAACTGAGAAAGAGGTATGTGAGATTTGCGGGAGCGAAACCAGGCTTAAAAAGGTGGTGAAAAAATGA